DNA from Nocardioides seonyuensis:
CCCGCTTCCCCGAGAAGATGCACTTCCTCAAGCTGACACGCGAGACATGGCCACGGCTGTCCCTGGTCCGCCAGGTGCTCGACGACGGCGCCGACTACCTCGGACCCTTCTCGTCGAAGAAGACGGCCGAGAAGTGCCTGGCCGCCCTCCACGACACCTTCCCCGTGCGCCAGTGCGGGGGTCGGCTCCCGCGCCAGCCCTCCGGGTCGCCGTGCGTGCTCGCCGAGATGGGGCGATGCCTGTCTCCTTGTGACGGCAGCGTCGAGCCGACCGTCTACGCGGCGGTGGTGCAGCGCCTGAGGTCGACCTTGTTGCGCCGTCCCGATGAGGTGGTCGAGGCCATCAACGAGCGCATGAGCGCACTCGCGGCCCTAGAGCGCTTCGAGGAGGCGAGCATCCACCGCGATCGGCTGGCGACGTTCGTGCGCTCAGCCGCCCGGACCCAGCGCCTCTCCGCGCTGACCTCCTGCCCTGAGATCGTCGCCGCCCGACGAGACGACGGCGGACGTTGGGCGGTCCACGTGATCAGGTTCGGCCGGCTTGCAGCGGCCGGCACCATCCCTCCGGGCGGCGACGCGCACGCGTTCGTCCGCGAGCTGCGGGCCAGCGCCGAGACCGTGTCCGCAGGCCCCGGGCCCGTGCCCGTCGCCAGTGCCGAGGAGACCGAGCGGATCCTTCGCTGGCTGGAGTCCCCCGGTGTGCGCCTGGTCGACGTCGAGGGCGAGTGGACGTGTCCCGTGGCGGGAGCCGCCCGACACCTCGATCTCTACGACGCGGCCACCCGCTCGAGACTGACGGTCGTGCCCTTCGACGAGCAGCGCCTCCCGAGCCCGGCGCACCGACCGGCCCGCTGACAAGCCTTCGCCGGTTGAGGAAGCACGGAGTGCTGTCTCGAAACCAGGTCGGGTCAGTCGAGACCGAGGGAGAAGGCCGACTCGAGGTCGTGGCGCGAGTAGGTGCGGAACGCGATGTGGGTCTCGGTCTCCAGGACACCCGCGACCTTGTTGAGGCTGTCTGCCACCACCGAGGCGACCTCCTCGTGCTCGCGCACCCGCACCAGCGCGATCAGGTCGATCTGCCCGGTCACCGAGTAGACCTCACTGACTCCCTCCAACGCGGCGATCTGCTCGGCCACCTCGGGGATGCGGGCGACGTCGGCCTTCACGAAGACGATGGCGGTGATCATGGAGACACGCTAGCGCCCTGCCCGCCGCCAACGCTGCGAGCCCGATCGGTTCGACCCTCTAGTCATTTCGAACTATGCGGTGACCATTTCTTCACCGGCACGAGCCATATCGACCTAGCGTGTCACGGTCAGAGCAACGCCCTATGAGGGGAAATCGGGATGTCACGCTCCATTCAGCCGTCGAAGATGGGCGTGCGCGCATGCGTAGCGCTGGTCATCGGACTCGTCGTCGCGACCCTGGGCGTCGCCGCACCGTCGTACGCCGCCGCGCCCGAGGCGCCGAGCGGCCTCAACGTGGACCAGCCGATCCCCTCGACCACCAAGTTCAACTGGAACCGCTCCGAAGGCGCCGAGCGCTACGAGATCCAGGTGGACGACGACCCGTCCTTCAGCTCCCC
Protein-coding regions in this window:
- a CDS encoding Lrp/AsnC family transcriptional regulator produces the protein MITAIVFVKADVARIPEVAEQIAALEGVSEVYSVTGQIDLIALVRVREHEEVASVVADSLNKVAGVLETETHIAFRTYSRHDLESAFSLGLD